AAAATTTAAAAGCAACATTTTAAATTTGTCAATATTTTCTATTAACAAAAGAAATATATGCATATCTTTTTAGTCATGAACCGGCGTCTCTTTATACATTATTGTTATAGAGAAAATTCTTCCATCACCGTTTCTTCTCCGCCGAAGTCGCGCAAGATGGCCTGAACGATACGCTGCGAAGCCTTCCCGTCGCCATAGGGATTGACGGCGTTGCTCATCGTATCGTAAGCGTGCCGATCTGTCAACAGGCGCTTCGTCTCGCGATACACCACGTCTTTTTCCGTTCCGATAAGGCGTACTGTACCAGCCGCCACGGCTTCAGGCCGCTCCGTCGTATCGCGCAGCACCAGCACCGGCTTGCCCAAAGACGGCGCTTCCTCCTGGATACCGCCTGAATCGGTCAACACGAGGCTGCATTTATTCATGAGGTTGGCGAAGGGCTCGTATTCCATCGGATCGATAAGGTGAATACGGTCTGCGCCGGATAATTCTTCTTCTACGACTTTTCGCACCAGCGGGTTGCGGTGCACCGGGAACACGACTTCCGTATCGGGAATTTCCTCTACGATGCTCCGCAGGGCCTTATAGATATGGCGCATCGGCTCGCCTAGGTTTTCCCGGCGGTGCGTCGTCATCAAGATGACCCGGTGGCGGAGGAAATCGATATGATTGAGCATTTCGTCTTCAAAGGTATAGGCCGGGTCGACGGTCTTCATCAAGGCGTCGATTACCGTGTTGCCCGTGACATAGATATTTTTTTCCGCTACGGCTTCTTTCAGCAGGTTGGCTTTCGCTGTCGCCGTCGGCGCAAAGTGAATGGCTGCAATGGAACCGGTCAGCTTGCGGTTCATTTCTTCCGGGAAGGGCGAATATATATTGCCCGTGCGCAGGCCCGCTTCCACGTGGCCTACGGGAATCTGCTGATAATACGCCGCCAGGGCTCCGGCGAAGGTCGTCGTCGTGTCGCCGTGAACGAGGACAATATCCGGCTTTTCCTGTTCCAACACGGATTTCAGCCCCATGAGGGATTTCGTCGTAATGTCGTATAACGTCTGTCCCTGCGACATAATA
This region of Megasphaera stantonii genomic DNA includes:
- the wecB gene encoding non-hydrolyzing UDP-N-acetylglucosamine 2-epimerase encodes the protein MIKVMTVFGTRPEAIKMAPVVLELKKHADKIQTVVAVTAQHRQMLDQVLELFRIEPDYDLDIMSQGQTLYDITTKSLMGLKSVLEQEKPDIVLVHGDTTTTFAGALAAYYQQIPVGHVEAGLRTGNIYSPFPEEMNRKLTGSIAAIHFAPTATAKANLLKEAVAEKNIYVTGNTVIDALMKTVDPAYTFEDEMLNHIDFLRHRVILMTTHRRENLGEPMRHIYKALRSIVEEIPDTEVVFPVHRNPLVRKVVEEELSGADRIHLIDPMEYEPFANLMNKCSLVLTDSGGIQEEAPSLGKPVLVLRDTTERPEAVAAGTVRLIGTEKDVVYRETKRLLTDRHAYDTMSNAVNPYGDGKASQRIVQAILRDFGGEETVMEEFSL